From one Streptomyces sp. Q6 genomic stretch:
- a CDS encoding DUF4193 domain-containing protein, giving the protein MATDYDTPRKTDDDLNEDSIEELKSRRNDKSASNVDVDEFEAAEGLELPGADLSNEELAVRVLPKQQDEFTCMSCFLVHHRSQLAREKNGQPICRDCD; this is encoded by the coding sequence ATGGCAACGGATTACGACACCCCACGCAAGACCGATGACGACCTCAACGAGGACAGCATCGAAGAACTGAAGTCGCGGCGTAACGACAAGTCCGCGTCGAACGTCGACGTGGACGAGTTCGAGGCGGCCGAGGGCCTGGAGCTTCCGGGCGCCGACCTCTCGAACGAGGAGCTCGCCGTTCGTGTCCTGCCCAAGCAGCAGGACGAGTTCACCTGCATGAGCTGCTTCCTGGTGCACCACCGCAGCCAGCTTGCGCGGGAGAAGAACGGGCAGCCGATCTGCCGCGACTGCGACTGA
- a CDS encoding response regulator transcription factor — translation MRVLVVEDEQLLADAVATGLRREAMAVDVVYDGAAALERIGVNDYDVVVLDRDLPLVHGDDVARRIVELGMPTRILMLTASGDVSDRVEGLELGADDYLPKPFAFSELTARVRALGRRTSVPLPPVLERAGIKLDPNRREVFRDGKEIQLAPKEFAVLEVLLRSEGAVVSAEQLLEKAWDENTDPFTNVVRVTVMTLRRKLGEPAVIVTVPGSGYRI, via the coding sequence GTGCGCGTACTCGTCGTCGAGGACGAGCAGCTGCTCGCCGATGCGGTGGCCACCGGACTGCGCCGGGAGGCCATGGCCGTCGACGTCGTGTACGACGGTGCGGCCGCCCTCGAGCGCATCGGCGTCAACGACTACGACGTGGTCGTCCTCGACCGTGACCTGCCGCTCGTGCACGGCGACGACGTCGCCCGCAGGATCGTCGAGCTGGGCATGCCCACCCGCATCCTGATGCTGACCGCCTCCGGCGACGTCAGCGACCGCGTCGAGGGCCTGGAGCTGGGCGCCGACGACTACCTCCCCAAGCCCTTCGCGTTCAGCGAGCTGACGGCCCGTGTGCGGGCCCTCGGACGCCGTACGAGCGTGCCGCTGCCGCCCGTCCTGGAGCGCGCCGGCATCAAGCTCGACCCGAACCGCCGCGAGGTGTTCCGGGACGGCAAGGAGATCCAGCTCGCCCCCAAGGAGTTCGCCGTCCTCGAAGTGCTGCTGCGCAGCGAGGGCGCCGTGGTCTCCGCGGAGCAGCTCCTGGAGAAGGCCTGGGACGAGAACACGGACCCGTTCACGAACGTCGTCCGTGTCACCGTCATGACCCTGCGCCGCAAGCTCGGCGAGCCCGCCGTCATCGTCACGGTCCCCGGCTCCGGCTACCGGATCTGA
- a CDS encoding inositol monophosphatase family protein — protein sequence MTDLKAELLDVALEAAARAGVFLRDGRPADLGVAATKTSAVDVVTEMDIASEKLITDYLAERRPDDGVLGEEGASAQGTSGVEWVIDPIDGTVNYLYGRPDWSVSIAARKDGETLVGVVAAPMRGETYRAVLGGGAHVNDRPARVRVAPPFEQALVGTGFGYLESRRVHQADVVRQLVPRVRDIRRGGSAAIDLCDVALGRMDAYYERGLNPWDFAAGDLIAREAGALTGGRPGEPVSPELTIAAPPGLFQPLQNWLEELGAWHD from the coding sequence ATGACCGACCTGAAGGCAGAGCTCCTCGACGTCGCCCTGGAAGCGGCCGCCCGCGCGGGGGTCTTCCTGCGCGACGGCCGCCCGGCCGACCTCGGGGTCGCCGCCACCAAGACCAGCGCCGTCGACGTCGTCACCGAGATGGACATCGCGTCCGAGAAGCTGATCACCGACTACCTGGCTGAGCGCCGCCCCGACGACGGCGTCCTCGGCGAGGAGGGCGCGAGCGCCCAGGGCACCAGTGGCGTCGAGTGGGTGATCGACCCCATCGACGGAACGGTCAACTACCTTTACGGGCGCCCCGATTGGTCCGTCTCCATCGCGGCCCGCAAGGACGGCGAGACGCTCGTCGGCGTCGTCGCGGCGCCGATGCGCGGCGAGACGTACCGCGCCGTCCTCGGTGGCGGCGCCCATGTGAACGACCGTCCCGCGCGCGTGCGCGTGGCGCCCCCGTTCGAACAGGCCCTGGTCGGCACCGGCTTCGGCTACCTGGAGTCCCGCCGCGTCCACCAGGCCGACGTCGTACGGCAGCTCGTGCCGCGCGTGCGGGACATCAGGCGGGGCGGCTCCGCGGCCATCGACCTGTGCGACGTGGCGCTGGGCCGCATGGACGCGTACTACGAACGCGGCCTGAATCCTTGGGACTTCGCGGCCGGCGACCTCATCGCGCGGGAGGCCGGCGCGCTGACCGGCGGCCGTCCCGGCGAGCCGGTCTCGCCCGAGCTGACGATCGCCGCGCCCCCCGGCCTCTTCCAGCCACTCCAGAACTGGCTGGAAGAGCTCGGCGCCTGGCACGACTGA
- a CDS encoding sensor histidine kinase: MATTPAPPKAPPKPTWKPGAPVEPPFPWLRPTIRIRLTLLYGGMFLIAGILLLSIIYLLAAQALNVGSELPFKIVEGTVSSNTCNIPDGTKLPASELNDVLSKCVNDQRQHALDVLLSRSLMALLGLAIIAFAFGYAMAGRVLSPLGRITRTARRVAGTDLSRRIELDGPDDELKELSDTFDEMLDRLERAFTAQQRFVGNASHELRTPLAINRTLLEVHLSDPGAPVELQQLGKTLLATNERSEQLVEGLLLLARSDNQIVERKPVDLAEVASQALDQARAEADEKGVEIRGERKEAVVQGNGVLLERIALNLVQNAIRYNVPEGGWVEVDTEAQHGQAVLVVANTGPVVPAYEIDNLFEPFRRLRTERTGSDKGVGLGLSIARSVARAHGGRIAAEPREGGGLVMRVTLPI, from the coding sequence ATGGCCACCACACCGGCGCCGCCCAAGGCGCCACCGAAGCCGACCTGGAAGCCGGGAGCGCCGGTCGAACCGCCCTTCCCCTGGCTGCGCCCCACCATCCGCATACGGCTCACGCTGCTCTACGGCGGCATGTTCCTCATCGCGGGCATCCTGCTGCTGTCGATCATCTACCTGCTCGCGGCCCAGGCCCTGAACGTCGGCAGCGAGCTACCGTTCAAGATCGTCGAAGGCACCGTCTCCAGCAACACCTGCAACATCCCGGACGGCACCAAGCTCCCCGCCAGCGAGCTGAACGACGTGCTGAGCAAGTGCGTCAACGACCAGCGCCAGCACGCCCTCGACGTGCTCCTGAGCCGCTCCCTGATGGCGCTGCTCGGCCTCGCGATCATCGCCTTCGCCTTCGGGTACGCGATGGCGGGACGCGTCCTGTCCCCGCTGGGCCGCATCACGCGCACCGCCCGCCGGGTGGCCGGAACGGACCTCTCGCGCCGGATCGAACTGGACGGCCCTGACGACGAGTTGAAGGAGCTCTCGGACACCTTCGACGAGATGCTCGACCGACTTGAGCGGGCGTTCACGGCGCAGCAGCGCTTCGTGGGCAACGCGTCGCACGAGCTGCGCACCCCGCTCGCGATCAACCGCACGCTCCTGGAGGTCCACCTCTCCGACCCGGGCGCCCCGGTGGAGCTCCAGCAGCTCGGCAAGACGCTGCTCGCCACCAACGAGCGCAGTGAGCAGCTTGTGGAGGGCCTGCTGCTGCTCGCCCGCAGCGACAACCAGATCGTCGAGCGCAAGCCCGTGGACCTGGCCGAGGTCGCCTCCCAGGCGCTCGACCAGGCCCGCGCGGAGGCCGACGAGAAGGGCGTGGAGATCCGCGGCGAGCGCAAGGAAGCGGTCGTCCAGGGCAACGGCGTCCTCCTGGAACGCATCGCGCTGAACCTCGTACAGAACGCGATCAGGTACAACGTGCCGGAGGGCGGCTGGGTCGAGGTCGACACCGAGGCGCAGCACGGCCAGGCGGTCCTCGTGGTCGCCAACACGGGCCCGGTGGTCCCCGCGTACGAGATCGACAACCTCTTCGAGCCGTTCCGGCGGCTGCGCACCGAGCGCACCGGGAGCGACAAGGGCGTCGGTCTCGGTCTGTCCATCGCCCGGTCCGTCGCGCGCGCCCACGGCGGGCGCATCGCGGCCGAGCCACGCGAGGGGGGTGGGCTCGTGATGCGGGTCACCCTGCCGATCTAG